From Vigna unguiculata cultivar IT97K-499-35 chromosome 5, ASM411807v1, whole genome shotgun sequence, the proteins below share one genomic window:
- the LOC114184440 gene encoding uncharacterized protein LOC114184440 — MAIVLAFHIYIVRCSNGPIVFSGEIVQDRLDPLCESRKEFGQRRKLPNRSLDLFQVPGASQIESHCTFIEVSFDTPSDLSQARGCAEDSFQVTLWTLRVCGYVVGVMNALAIFMDYLNRIFRPYLDRFVIVLIDDILIYSKSREEHAEHLRVVLAVLKEHQLYGKLSKC, encoded by the exons ATGGCTATTGTGCTCGCATTTCACATCTACATCGTCAGGTGCTCGAATGGACCTATTGTGTTTTCTGGCGAGATCGTGCAA GATCGGCTTGATCCACTATGTGAGTCTCGAAAAGAATTTGGCCAGAGACGCAAGTTGCCCAACCGATCTTTGGATCTCTTTCAGGTTCCTGGGGCTTCTCAGATCGAAAGTCATTGTACATTTATTGAGGTTAGCTTCGATACTCCTAGCG atcttagtcaagcTAGAGGATGTGCAGAGGACAGCTTTCAGGTTACGCTATGGACACTAAGAGTATGTGGTTATGTCGTTGGAGTGATGAATGCTCTTGCTATATTCATGGACTACCTGAACAGAATCTTTCGGCCGTATCTGGATCGATTTGTCATAGTATTGATTGATGACATACTGATATACTCTAAGAGTCGGGAAGAACACGCAGAACATTTGAGAGTGGTATTGGCAGTTCTCAAAGAGCATCAACTATATGGGAAGTTGTCTAAATGCTAG
- the LOC114184214 gene encoding trypsin inhibitor DE-3-like yields MKFTTLFSLFLLCAFTSNLPSTTADVVDTDGKLVENGGIYFLRPVIITGNGGGVEFAATGNETCPLSVIQNPDPFSNGQPVQISSPFRIRYIYEGLILNFGFAVVPPCAPTPSFWIPVKGEEEELSVKLNGYGNAVRGWFKIKSVPYDIGGYNLLFCPLDSSSCGYVGIQFDAARNRHLVVTQNADSALWVRFQRVSPSSSATDLHEPSLLLKSHV; encoded by the coding sequence ATGAAGTTTACTACCTTGTTCTCTCTGTTTCTACTTTGTGCCTTCACCTCGAACCTTCCTTCAACCACCGCTGATGTGGTAGACACTGACGGTAAACTTGTTGAAAATGGTGGGATATACTTTTTAAGGCCAGTTATAATAACTGGAAACGGGGGTGGGGTAGAATTTGCAGCAACCGGAAACGAAACTTGTCCTTTGTCCGTTATCCAAAATCCCGATCCTTTCTCTAATGGCCAACCGGTACAAATTTCATCACCGTTCAGAATCCGTTATATATACGAGGGTCTTATCTTAAACTTTGGTTTCGCTGTTGTGCCCCCGTGTGCTCCCACTCCGTCTTTCTGGATTCCTGTGAAGGGTGAGGAAGAGGAACTCTCTGTTAAACTTAATGGGTACGGCAACGCAGTACGCGGTTGGTTTAAGATTAAGAGTGTTCCTTATGACATTGGGGGCTACAACCTCTTGTTCTGTCCCCTCGATAGTAGTTCATGTGGCTACGTTGGGATTCAGTTTGATGCTGCTAGAAACAGGCATTTGGTCGTCACCCAGAATGCCGACAGTGCCTTATGGGTTCGCTTTCAGAGAGTTTCGCCTTCATCATCTGCAACTGATCTACATGAACCATCACTGCTCCTAAAAAGTCATGTGTAG